From a single Brassica rapa cultivar Chiifu-401-42 chromosome A01, CAAS_Brap_v3.01, whole genome shotgun sequence genomic region:
- the LOC103868081 gene encoding pollen-specific leucine-rich repeat extensin-like protein 3 codes for MFSLYKSLYTPNKGSITCLPMALSITFHALTSLLLFHVSLVSTATHTPHHHTSHSSNHLQKAYRALQAWKKVIYSDPKNLTGDWIGPSVCSYTGIFCAPSPSDQNTLVVAGIDLNHGDIAGFLPEPIGLLSDLALIHLNSNRFCGILPRSLSQLSLLYELDLSNNRFVGPFPDVVLSLPSLKYLDLRYNEFEGPLPPKLFSNPLDAIFVNNNRLTSLIPRDFTGTTASVVVFANNDFSGCLPPTIAHFADTLEELLLINSSLSGCLPPEVGYLYKLRVLDMSYNSLVGPVPYSLAGLGHLELLNLDHNMFTGAVPLGVCVLPSLQNLTVSDNYFSEEEGTCRNLTSRGIVFDDSNNCLPDKPHQRSHKVCEDVLDHPVDCYDHECSAVAPQASPFAAGPSLAPASAPAYT; via the coding sequence ATGTTCTCTCTATATAAATCGTTATACACTCCTAACAAAGGATCCATAACTTGTCTTCCAATGGCTCTTTCTATTACATTTCATGCCCTTACCTCACTTCTTCTCTTTCACGTCTCTCTCGTATCAACCGCAACGCATACCCCTCACCACCACACAAGTCACTCCTCAAACCATCTTCAGAAAGCGTACCGTGCACTTCAAGCATGGAAGAAGGTCATATATTCGGATCCAAAGAACTTGACAGGAGACTGGATCGGTCCTTCAGTCTGCAGCTACACTGGCATCTTCTGTGCCCCATCCCCTTCCGACCAAAACACTCTAGTTGTCGCTGGAATCGATCTCAACCACGGAGACATCGCTGGTTTCCTCCCCGAACCCATTGGCCTTCTCTCTGACCTCGCTCTCATCCATCTCAACAGCAACCGTTTCTGCGGCATCCTTCCTCGTTCATTGTCCCAACTATCATTACTCTATGAGCTAGACCTCAGCAACAACCGCTTCGTAGGCCCTTTCCCAGATGTTGTcctctctctcccttctctAAAGTACCTTGACCTTCGTTACAACGAGTTCGAAGGTCCTTTGCCTCCGAAACTCTTCAGCAACCCTCTCGACGCCATTTTTGTGAACAACAACAGGTTAACAAGCCTCATACCCAGAGATTTCACTGGAACAACCGCCTCCGTTGTTGTTTTTGCCAACAATGATTTCAGCGGTTGTCTGCCTCCGACCATAGCTCACTTTGCAGATACTTTAGAAGAGCTTCTCCTAATCAACTCAAGCTTGTCTGGCTGTCTACCTCCAGAAGTTGGGTATCTCTACAAGCTAAGAGTCCTTGACATGAGCTACAACAGTTTAGTTGGTCCTGTGCCTTACAGTCTCGCTGGGCTAGGACATCTTGAGCTGCTGAATCTGGACCATAACATGTTCACTGGCGCTGTCCCTCTTGGAGTCTGCGTTCTGCCTAGCCTGCAGAACCTTACCGTCTCTGACAACTATTTCTCTGAAGAAGAAGGTACCTGCAGGAACCTGACTTCCAGAGGAATAGTCTTTGACGATAGTAACAACTGTCTGCCTGACAAACCCCACCAACGGAGCCACAAAGTCTGTGAAGATGTACTTGACCACCCTGTAGACTGCTATGACCATGAATGCTCAGCCGTGGCTCCTCAGGCGTCTCCGTTTGCTGCAGGACCTTCCCTTGCTCCTGCTTCTGCTCCAGCCTACACATAG
- the LOC103868092 gene encoding protein ARABIDOPSIS THALIANA ANTHER 7, with the protein MMHRTLLIMALITSAVSRNDEELCRDMFESFIEGMSMQPSPQYCRGVSHLNNVLKLTSPVALQGLENKKEKGRVGKPCECMELEVTWKIRCVRCDQDPSPNVTKYESHVNVL; encoded by the exons ATGATGCATCGTACTTTATTGATCATGGCCTTAATCACGTCAGCGGTTTCAAGGAATGACGAAGAGCTGTGTAGGGACATGTTCGAAAGCTTCATTGAGGGAATGTCTATGCAACCTTCTCCACAGTACTGTAGGGGAGTGAGCCACTTGAATAACGTCCTCAAGCTCACGTCTCCAGTTGCT TTGCAGGGACTGGAGAATAAGAAGGAGAAGGGACGGGTAGGTAAACCGTGTGAATGCATGGAGTTAGAGGTAACTTGGAAAATAAGATGTGTAAGATGCGACCAAGATCCAAGCCCGAATGTAACCAAATATGAATCACATGTGAATGTCTTAtag